In Chryseobacterium shigense, the following proteins share a genomic window:
- a CDS encoding DUF2314 domain-containing protein, translated as MDKKYFAMNNRAKIEENSIYNYNLYKAQNTLWYFNNLINNCYNDTAIKFMDSNNVYVWMENVKIEGDYYTGELAENGNAHKVPINDVIDWMVIEDGRLIGGYTIRHYRNTLDDEAKMNFDIDFGVKIDAGNDFFKPDLTTPEGAIIKIEIFYTEENLEGVISCKDFEMEAENMLKDSDLELTESTKNDLAEVLKLALIEDIKSNGFPHFNNIERNFSLITEQQDQKLIEETIIFENDTTKRNKFWIGQSKSGDWKVLNLVE; from the coding sequence GTGGATAAAAAATATTTCGCAATGAATAATCGTGCAAAAATCGAAGAAAACAGTATCTACAACTACAACCTGTATAAAGCTCAAAATACTTTATGGTACTTCAACAACCTGATTAACAATTGTTATAATGATACAGCAATAAAATTCATGGATTCCAATAACGTATATGTGTGGATGGAAAATGTTAAAATTGAAGGGGATTATTATACAGGGGAATTAGCAGAAAATGGTAATGCTCACAAAGTTCCAATTAATGATGTCATAGATTGGATGGTTATTGAGGACGGACGATTAATTGGCGGTTATACAATAAGACATTACAGGAATACTCTTGACGATGAAGCAAAAATGAACTTTGATATTGATTTTGGAGTAAAGATTGACGCAGGAAATGATTTTTTTAAACCTGATTTAACAACTCCTGAAGGAGCTATTATCAAAATTGAGATTTTTTACACAGAAGAGAATTTAGAGGGTGTAATTTCTTGTAAAGATTTTGAAATGGAAGCAGAAAACATGCTAAAAGATAGCGATTTAGAATTAACTGAATCTACTAAAAATGATTTGGCAGAGGTTTTAAAACTTGCATTAATCGAAGATATTAAATCAAACGGATTCCCCCATTTTAATAATATTGAAAGAAATTTTTCACTTATCACAGAACAACAGGACCAAAAATTAATTGAGGAAACTATTATCTTTGAGAATGACACAACAAAACGCAATAAATTTTGGATAGGACAATCAAAAAGCGGAGATTGGAAAGTCTTAAATCTTGTAGAATAA